Proteins encoded by one window of Vitis vinifera cultivar Pinot Noir 40024 chromosome 10, ASM3070453v1:
- the LOC104880468 gene encoding uncharacterized protein LOC104880468, with amino-acid sequence MTWILSSVEPHLVLNLRPYKTAAAMWNYLYTVYNQDNFARRFQLEYEMTNFTQESLSIEEYFFGFQTLWTYYSDIVYANVPVAALFAVQVVHAISKRDQFLMKLRPDFEIARSNMMNHHPVPSLDACLSELLREE; translated from the coding sequence ATGACCTGGATCCTTAGCTCAGTTGAACCTCACCTTGTTCTCAATCTGAGGCCTTATAAAACTGCTGCTGCTATGTGGAATTATCTCTACACGGTTTACAATCAAGACAACTTTGCTAGGCGTTTTCaattggagtatgagatgaCTAATTTCACACAAGAAAGTCTCTCAATTGAggaatatttttttggttttcaaactCTTTGGACTTATTATTCCGACATTGTTTATGCTAATGTTCCCGTTGCAGCTCTCTTTGCTGTCCAAGTAGTGCATGCAATCAGCAAGCGAGATCAATTCTTGATGAAGCTACGACCCGACTTTGAAATTGCACGGTCTAATATGATGAATCATCATCCTGTACCATCTCTGGATGCCTGCTTGAGTGAACTTTTGCGTGAGGAGTAG